The following coding sequences are from one Virgibacillus necropolis window:
- the phoU gene encoding phosphate signaling complex protein PhoU — MTRENFEEQLLGLKSELMELGDLAKVAIDRSINALENQNVDLALQVIDEDAKINALEEEINENATWLIAKEQPLATDLRKIIAIMKVTTDIERIGDLAVNIAKSVIRIGKREFVEPLNKIPHMASITQKMIDNILLAFNEEDIYKARDVAKMDDEVDKMYGGLVEELMGLMTKNPDYIAQIIQLSFICRYLERAADHSTNISEAIIYLVKGKRYDLNS; from the coding sequence TTGACAAGAGAAAATTTTGAGGAACAATTATTAGGGTTGAAATCTGAATTAATGGAGCTAGGAGATCTAGCCAAGGTGGCAATAGATCGATCAATAAACGCTTTGGAAAATCAGAACGTTGATTTGGCATTACAAGTTATTGATGAGGACGCTAAAATCAATGCATTAGAAGAAGAGATAAACGAGAACGCAACGTGGCTGATTGCAAAGGAACAACCTTTAGCTACTGATTTACGGAAAATAATAGCCATTATGAAGGTCACAACAGATATTGAACGAATAGGGGATTTGGCTGTAAACATTGCTAAATCTGTGATTCGAATCGGTAAACGTGAGTTTGTTGAACCATTAAATAAAATACCTCATATGGCTTCTATTACGCAAAAAATGATTGATAATATACTTCTAGCGTTTAATGAAGAAGATATCTACAAGGCGAGAGATGTTGCAAAAATGGATGATGAAGTAGATAAAATGTACGGTGGCCTTGTGGAAGAATTGATGGGTCTTATGACAAAAAATCCTGATTATATAGCACAAATCATACAATTATCTTTTATTTGCCGTTATTTAGAACGTGCGGCTGATCATTCAACAAACATCTCAGAGGCAATAATATATTTAGTAAAAGGGAAGAGGTATGATCTAAATAGTTAA